The genomic window CTGTTAAGCTGAAAAAAGCAATGGAGGCCTTCTACATATTACAGTCAGAAAATGTTTTAGTCTCCCCCCACAACGCTTACAACACCAAAGATGCCCTTTATAGGATTCTAGACATTACCCTCCACAACCTTAAGGGCTTCTTAGAGGGCAATCCCCAAAACACTCTCTAATGTCCCCCTTTTTCTGGTTCTATTACTGTTTAACTTTAAACTACAAAAATAATCATGAAGTTACTCACTGCCGACGACTTCCCCCAGGCTGCCTTTATCGCCCACAATGCCTCCATTATGGGGGATGTAGTCATCAAAGAGGGGGCGAGTATCTGGTATGGGGCCGTACTGCGGGGCGACTTCGAGAGGATTGAAATCGGCGCCTACACCAATGTACAAGATGGTGCCATTCTTCACGGTGACCCTGGTCAGGTTACCATTGTAGAAGATTATGTTACCGTTGGCCATCGCGCTGTCATCCACTCCGCCCACATCCAAAAGGGTTGTTTAATTGGCATCGGCGCCATCATTCTCAATGGTGTTACCGTCGGCGAGGGAGCGATCATTGCCGCTGGTTGTGTTGTCACCAAGGATGTCCCTCCCCATTCTCTCATGATGGGCATCCCCGCTCGTAAAACCAGAGACTTAACCCCCCTTGAAACCGATGACCTCATCCAGCATGCCCTCAAGTATTACCACCTTGCACTTCTCCATGCCGGCAAGGCCCCTCCCCCCTCCTCTGTTTAATCACAATTCTTCTCATTCATTCCTCCTTGCCCTCCTCATCCCCCCTTATCAGTCGCACCCCGCCCCTTTTTGTCAAAAAGGGTTTTGACATACAATTTTCTCCCTAACTAGTCAGTTTTACAACACATCCCTATATACCCCTTCACCCCCATAAACCCTTCTCCTATTATCCCCCTAATTATAGTTTTGTTCCCGATGATATCTTTTATTTTCTCCTCTATAGATTCCCTCTGCTCTACATTCCCAGAGCCTTTGCCATTGTCAATAGTAGCTTGAGATTAGACGTGAAAAGCAAACGGAATAGCCTTATCTCTACATATACCACAGAGGGTTAGACAATAAAATCCTTTAGTTTTTCCATCACATCTCATATATATCGTCTAGGTTAATGCTTCTTTTACGTTATAATTCTCCCAATATTTCTTATCACTAAATTCTATGAATACTCAAGTAATTATCCTTTGATTTGACAGGATAGAGTGTTTTTCATTCGAGTTTTAAAGCAAATGAGTTACATTCTAGCATTCTAAATGTTCTAACCTAGATGCTGTGCGAAATCCTGTCCGAACTTCAATCCCCGAGGTGTTGACAGAGAGATTTTTTTTGTTACGATGGGGGGTTGGCAGCAGGTGAAGAGACTGCCAAGGGGGCTGGGGAAAAGACAGTTGAGAAAAAAAAGCAATAAAAAGCAATAGAAGGGGTGGGAGGGAGGGGAAAAAGGGGGGATCTAATTGGAGGAAGAGGGGAGGACACCAAGAGTGACGGGAACTTGAAGGGTTTGGCCGTCGCGGAGGAGGTGAAGAGTAAGAGTATCACCGGCCTTACGAGACTCTACGATTTTCTGCACCTGGGAGGAGGTTGTAACGTCCTGTTGGTCAATGCGGAAGAGAATGTCTCCGGGTTGTAAACCAGCCAGGGCAGCGGGAGAGTTAGGCACGACTCTAACAATCAAAACCCCTTCTTGGGAGTCTAGGTTCACCTTCTTGTTTTGTTTGAGTTGTTCTTTTACCTGGGGGGTAAGAGTCACCATCTGAATGCCTATATAGGGGTGCTCCACCTTACCCTGGGCAATGAGAATGTCGGCTATTTGTTTAGCCCGATTGATGGGGATAGCAAAGCCCAAACCCTGAGCATTTTGAATGATGGCAGTGTTGATACCAATAACCTCGCCCCGGGCGTTTAAAAGAGGACCTCCGGAATTGCCAGGATTAATAGCCGCATCGGTTTGAATGAAGTCCAATCTCTTGTCCCCCACCCCTATTTCCGCACTAGAACGACCCGTGGCACTCACAATACCTGTAGTCACCGTGTTATCTAAACCTAGGGGGTTGCCTATGGCAATAACCCACTCCCCGATTATAACCTTGTCGGAATCCCCTAAAGGCACCACGGGCAAGTCTTGGGCATCAATCTTGACTACGGCTATATCTGTAACCGGATCGGCCCCCAAAACCCTCCCCTCAAAAAATCGACCGTCTTTCAGGGTAACTGTCACCCTGTCAGCTCCCTCTACCACGTGGGCATTGGTGAGGACTATACCATCTTGGCTGATTATGAAACCAGAACCAGTTCCCTGTTGGATTTGTTGTCGAGGCAAATCGGGTATGTTAAAAAACTGACGGAAGAACGGATCATCAAATATGGGGGGAAGGTTAGTTGCCACTGTACGAGAGGCGTTGATGCGCACCACCCCCGCCCCAACTCGTTGGACCACCCTCGCCACAAAGTTCAAATCATTGTTATCCCTCAGGGGGGCAATCACCCCCCCGCCGCCTGTGTCTTGGCCAGTGGATATACTTCCCTGTTGATTCTGGTTAAAGGCAAACAGCCGCGAGGGATTATACCAGTAGCTGGCGCCAAAACCCACACCGGCTCCTACTAGGAAAAGAGAGGCACCAGTCAACAACCGGCCTACTATACCCAACGGGGAAGCCTTACTCATATTCTACCCCATACAATCCCTTGACAAGACAAAAGGACAGCCCCAAGCCTCTGCCGATAACTAACGACATATAGTCCCAGGACAGCGGCCCTCCCTTGACTGGCCCATTATAACACAAAGTACTGGGGATGCCAATATTCCTTACCTTTTGGCAACTTTCCCCTCCCCCTTGGCCTTTTTTTCTGACTTTTTTTCGGGTTTTTCTTGAATTTTACTTGACAAAAACCCCTTTTTCGCGCTCATGGGTGCATGATGGGGGGCGGCAGGCGGAAGTACTGTCAAGAAACTTGTCCTGGGAACAAATTATATGATAAAACTTTGCAGCAAAAGGGAGTGGTAGAAAGAGGAAGAGATAAAGATTC from Geminocystis sp. M7585_C2015_104 includes these protein-coding regions:
- a CDS encoding gamma carbonic anhydrase family protein, with translation MKLLTADDFPQAAFIAHNASIMGDVVIKEGASIWYGAVLRGDFERIEIGAYTNVQDGAILHGDPGQVTIVEDYVTVGHRAVIHSAHIQKGCLIGIGAIILNGVTVGEGAIIAAGCVVTKDVPPHSLMMGIPARKTRDLTPLETDDLIQHALKYYHLALLHAGKAPPPSSV
- a CDS encoding trypsin-like peptidase domain-containing protein, which translates into the protein MSKASPLGIVGRLLTGASLFLVGAGVGFGASYWYNPSRLFAFNQNQQGSISTGQDTGGGGVIAPLRDNNDLNFVARVVQRVGAGVVRINASRTVATNLPPIFDDPFFRQFFNIPDLPRQQIQQGTGSGFIISQDGIVLTNAHVVEGADRVTVTLKDGRFFEGRVLGADPVTDIAVVKIDAQDLPVVPLGDSDKVIIGEWVIAIGNPLGLDNTVTTGIVSATGRSSAEIGVGDKRLDFIQTDAAINPGNSGGPLLNARGEVIGINTAIIQNAQGLGFAIPINRAKQIADILIAQGKVEHPYIGIQMVTLTPQVKEQLKQNKKVNLDSQEGVLIVRVVPNSPAALAGLQPGDILFRIDQQDVTTSSQVQKIVESRKAGDTLTLHLLRDGQTLQVPVTLGVLPSSSN